Proteins found in one Vagococcus carniphilus genomic segment:
- a CDS encoding helix-turn-helix domain-containing protein, translating into MNIGEKIKEERLKREWTQEYLSTLLNVSRPTVSSWEVGRNYPDLETIILISDLLEIPLDNLLREDTEIVKDVTKEMKRNKYYRLILKISAAIVLVFLLFNLVLKVNQQRYLSNLKELGWQILQIDKINQTTDKQFELIEGDTDYYVNLASPRIGLKMITRKDNLVIEVKNESHIELIISKDNDPTANENINVKVRKNLILSDKPFDNFQLTSEQTNDSVLDYISKNKKEYQEMIDNTLLKLNEIKKS; encoded by the coding sequence ATGAACATTGGAGAAAAAATAAAAGAAGAACGACTTAAAAGAGAGTGGACTCAAGAATATTTAAGCACTCTACTTAATGTCTCGAGACCAACTGTTTCTAGTTGGGAAGTTGGACGAAATTATCCTGATTTAGAAACAATTATCTTAATTAGCGACTTACTTGAAATTCCTCTTGATAACTTGCTAAGAGAAGACACTGAAATCGTAAAAGACGTTACAAAAGAAATGAAGCGAAATAAATACTACCGTTTAATTTTAAAAATAAGTGCCGCTATTGTGTTAGTTTTTTTACTATTCAATTTAGTCTTAAAAGTGAATCAACAAAGATACCTAAGTAATTTAAAAGAACTGGGTTGGCAAATTTTACAGATAGACAAAATAAATCAAACTACTGACAAACAATTTGAGCTTATAGAAGGTGACACTGATTATTATGTCAATTTAGCTTCACCACGCATTGGCTTAAAAATGATAACAAGAAAAGACAATCTAGTAATAGAAGTCAAAAATGAATCACATATAGAGTTAATTATCTCAAAAGATAACGATCCAACTGCTAATGAAAATATCAATGTTAAAGTTAGGAAAAATTTGATTCTTTCTGATAAACCTTTTGATAATTTTCAACTAACAAGTGAGCAGACAAACGACTCTGTTTTAGACTATATTTCTAAAAATAAAAAAGAATATCAAGAGATGATTGATAACACCTTATTAAAACTAAACGAAATTAAAAAGTCTTAG
- a CDS encoding ABC transporter permease yields MSSKQSTIKNLAVPVLSVVFGLLLGAIIMLVFGYNPGEGYSAMLNGALGSTYNIGEVIRLATPLILTGLGFAVANTAGFFNIGLSGQALSGWIVSIWLAMLFPDLPKAILVPLCIIAGTVAGAIWAGIAGFLKAQFGTSEVIVTIMLNYTILHISNHLVRNVFTEDADATQQISQNASLRADFLTQMTGGSRLNMGIFLALVMIFVVWVLMNRTTVGFELRSVGLNPDASEYAGMNAKKNIVLAMLISGGLAGMGGVVEGLGTFQNLYVLGSVPTIGFDGMAVSLLGSGSPIGILVSALLFGVLKIGGLSMPGSAGVPNEIVEIVIASIIFFVGISYAIRYVLDKIGPKKQEIKKGDA; encoded by the coding sequence GTGAGTAGTAAACAATCAACAATTAAAAATTTAGCGGTGCCTGTTCTTTCCGTTGTATTCGGATTATTATTAGGTGCAATTATTATGTTAGTATTCGGATATAACCCAGGTGAAGGTTATAGCGCAATGTTAAATGGTGCTTTAGGTAGTACATATAACATTGGTGAAGTTATTCGTTTAGCGACACCTTTAATCTTAACTGGTTTAGGTTTTGCTGTAGCTAATACAGCTGGATTCTTCAACATTGGTTTGTCTGGTCAAGCTTTATCTGGATGGATCGTTTCAATTTGGTTAGCAATGTTATTCCCAGATTTACCTAAAGCAATTTTAGTTCCTTTATGTATTATCGCAGGAACAGTTGCCGGAGCTATTTGGGCTGGTATTGCAGGTTTCTTAAAAGCACAATTTGGAACAAGTGAAGTTATCGTAACTATTATGTTAAATTACACTATTTTACATATTAGTAATCATTTAGTTCGTAATGTCTTCACAGAAGATGCAGATGCAACTCAACAAATTAGTCAAAATGCAAGTTTAAGAGCAGATTTCTTAACACAAATGACAGGCGGTTCTCGTCTGAATATGGGGATTTTCTTAGCCCTAGTGATGATTTTTGTTGTATGGGTATTAATGAATCGTACAACAGTAGGTTTTGAATTAAGATCAGTAGGTTTAAATCCTGATGCGTCAGAATATGCTGGTATGAACGCTAAGAAAAACATTGTTTTAGCCATGTTAATCTCTGGTGGTTTAGCAGGTATGGGTGGCGTTGTTGAAGGACTTGGAACATTCCAAAACCTTTATGTATTAGGTTCAGTTCCTACTATTGGATTTGATGGTATGGCGGTATCACTACTTGGTAGCGGTAGCCCAATTGGTATTTTAGTTTCAGCTTTACTATTTGGTGTCCTAAAAATCGGAGGATTGAGTATGCCAGGTAGCGCAGGCGTGCCAAACGAAATCGTTGAAATTGTTATTGCTTCAATTATCTTCTTCGTTGGTATTAGTTATGCTATTCGTTATGTACTTGATAAAATAGGCCCTAAAAAGCAAGAGATTAAGAAAGGAGATGCTTAA
- a CDS encoding ClbS/DfsB family four-helix bundle protein encodes MARPKNKEELLQQATENFDKLMTLFNNLSDEEKRGTFPFETRDKNCRDTFAHLYEWHQLFINWERENSNGQAKPFLPAPYNWKNYPDMNIKFWEKHQTTSLETAVTQLEKSHQDCLQIIETYTDEELFTKKYYNWTGSTSLGSYAVSATSSHYDWALKTIRKYKKSLK; translated from the coding sequence ATGGCTAGACCCAAAAATAAAGAAGAATTACTTCAACAAGCTACTGAAAATTTCGATAAGTTAATGACTCTTTTCAACAATTTATCAGATGAAGAAAAAAGAGGAACTTTTCCTTTTGAGACACGGGATAAAAATTGCCGAGACACTTTTGCTCATCTCTATGAATGGCATCAATTATTTATTAATTGGGAAAGAGAAAATAGTAACGGACAGGCAAAACCATTCTTACCTGCACCTTACAATTGGAAAAATTATCCTGATATGAATATAAAGTTCTGGGAGAAACATCAAACAACTTCTCTTGAAACTGCTGTTACCCAGTTAGAAAAAAGTCATCAAGATTGCCTTCAAATTATTGAAACTTATACTGATGAAGAACTTTTTACTAAAAAATACTATAACTGGACTGGTTCCACTAGTTTAGGAAGTTATGCTGTATCAGCCACTTCATCTCATTATGATTGGGCTTTAAAAACGATAAGAAAATACAAAAAGAGTTTGAAATAG
- the deoB gene encoding phosphopentomutase — protein sequence MFKRVHLVVLDSVGIGEAPDAEKFGDVGSHTLGHIAENAGLTIPNMENLGLGTIEPLKGVKAVEDHQGYATKLEEISVGKDTMTGHWEIAGLNIQTPFRVFPEGFPQDLLDKITEFSGRGIIMGANKPYSGTKVIDDFGEEQMKTGSLIIYTSADPVLQIAAHEDVIPLEELYKICEYTREITKDDPYMIGRIIARPYVGEPGNFTRTPNRHDYALDPFGKTVLDSLKDAGKDVIAVGKINDIFNGQGMTDAVRTKSNMDGVDQLLNVMKKDFTGLSFTNLVDFDALFGHRRDVVGYGKALDDFDARLPEIYDAMAEDDLLLITADHGNDPTFPGTDHTREYVPLLAYSKKMTGHGKLNQGFYSDISATIAENFGVPATENGKSFLDQLK from the coding sequence ATGTTTAAAAGAGTTCATTTAGTAGTACTTGATTCAGTTGGAATTGGAGAAGCACCAGATGCTGAAAAATTTGGTGATGTTGGCAGTCATACATTAGGTCATATCGCAGAAAATGCAGGATTAACTATTCCGAATATGGAAAATTTAGGTCTAGGAACAATTGAGCCTCTTAAAGGCGTTAAAGCAGTAGAAGACCATCAAGGTTATGCGACTAAATTAGAAGAAATTTCAGTTGGTAAAGATACCATGACAGGTCATTGGGAAATTGCTGGCTTAAATATCCAAACTCCTTTTAGAGTTTTCCCAGAAGGATTCCCTCAAGATTTATTAGATAAAATCACAGAATTTTCAGGTCGCGGTATTATTATGGGGGCTAACAAGCCTTATAGTGGTACTAAAGTTATTGATGATTTTGGTGAAGAACAAATGAAAACAGGTTCGTTAATTATTTATACATCAGCTGACCCAGTGTTACAAATTGCAGCTCACGAAGACGTTATTCCTTTAGAAGAATTATACAAAATTTGTGAGTACACTCGTGAAATTACAAAAGACGACCCATACATGATTGGTCGTATCATTGCTCGTCCTTATGTTGGTGAACCTGGTAACTTTACTCGTACACCAAACCGTCATGACTATGCCTTAGATCCATTTGGTAAAACTGTTTTAGATTCATTAAAAGATGCTGGAAAAGATGTTATTGCCGTTGGTAAAATCAACGATATCTTTAATGGCCAAGGAATGACTGATGCGGTTAGAACTAAATCTAACATGGATGGCGTGGATCAATTATTAAACGTGATGAAAAAAGACTTTACTGGTTTAAGTTTTACTAACTTAGTAGACTTTGATGCGTTGTTTGGTCATCGTCGTGATGTAGTAGGTTACGGAAAAGCATTAGATGATTTTGATGCACGCTTACCAGAAATCTATGACGCAATGGCAGAAGATGATTTACTATTAATCACAGCTGACCATGGTAACGATCCAACATTCCCAGGAACAGACCACACAAGAGAATATGTGCCATTACTAGCTTACAGTAAAAAAATGACTGGACATGGTAAATTGAACCAAGGCTTCTATTCAGATATTTCAGCAACTATCGCTGAAAACTTTGGTGTTCCAGCAACAGAAAACGGAAAAAGTTTCTTAGATCAATTAAAATAA
- a CDS encoding ABC transporter permease — protein MVSMLAIIVSSALVYSAPLIFTALGGTFSERSGVVNVGLEGIMTVGAFSATVFNLSTAGTFGSATPWISMLFGGFVGVLFALIHAVATINLRADHIVSGTVINLMAPGLTVFLTKMMFDGHGQTDMIKQTFGKFSFPILKDIPVLGPIFFKDTSAPAYVAILVALLAYFIIFKTKFGLRLRSVGENPQAADTLGINVYGMKYAGVLISGFLGGMGGAVAVQSISGQFSISTIAGQGFISMAAMIFGKWNPISVMFAAIFFGLSQSLAVIGNLIPGIKELPAVYLQAAPYVLTVLVLVIFIGKSQGPKAIGKTYVKSK, from the coding sequence ATGGTATCAATGTTAGCAATTATTGTATCTTCGGCACTTGTTTACTCAGCTCCTTTAATCTTTACAGCTTTAGGAGGGACTTTCTCAGAACGAAGTGGTGTTGTAAACGTTGGTTTGGAAGGTATTATGACAGTTGGTGCATTTAGTGCAACAGTATTCAACCTTTCAACAGCAGGAACTTTTGGTTCTGCGACACCTTGGATTTCAATGTTATTTGGTGGATTTGTTGGTGTTTTATTCGCTTTAATCCATGCAGTAGCAACAATTAATTTACGTGCAGATCATATTGTCAGTGGTACTGTTATTAACTTAATGGCACCAGGACTTACAGTGTTCTTAACTAAAATGATGTTTGATGGTCATGGACAAACAGACATGATTAAACAAACATTTGGTAAATTTAGTTTCCCAATTTTAAAAGATATTCCAGTTCTTGGACCAATCTTCTTTAAAGATACTTCAGCTCCAGCGTATGTAGCTATTTTAGTTGCATTACTTGCTTACTTTATTATCTTTAAAACAAAATTTGGTTTAAGACTACGTTCAGTAGGTGAAAACCCACAAGCTGCAGATACTTTAGGGATTAATGTTTACGGCATGAAATATGCTGGTGTTTTAATCTCAGGTTTCTTAGGTGGTATGGGGGGAGCTGTTGCGGTTCAATCTATCTCAGGTCAGTTCTCAATTTCGACAATTGCAGGACAAGGGTTCATTTCGATGGCAGCGATGATCTTTGGTAAATGGAATCCAATCAGTGTTATGTTTGCAGCAATCTTCTTTGGATTATCTCAAAGTTTAGCTGTAATTGGTAACTTAATTCCTGGTATTAAAGAATTACCAGCTGTTTACTTACAAGCAGCACCATACGTATTAACAGTACTTGTACTAGTAATATTTATTGGTAAATCACAAGGACCAAAAGCAATTGGTAAAACTTATGTGAAATCAAAATAA
- a CDS encoding MerR family transcriptional regulator: MKINHFSKLSNTSVRMLRHYEKVGLLKISRSLENNNYRDYSAKDLQRVAQIKTLQELGFSLSIIKEILEKENISDLDPYFSMQKEYLEEQLKKTEHQQALLHTLSDILVDDQRYLDYHVTLKELPERQVMSLRKTIPSYEQEQMLWNELYQEFLEQNVQFSTPPLGLSIYHNEAYEEDKIDLEIQSSIVGNYTDTEAVHFKTAPKQTIVSTTFHGDFNQMPIVMEALGQWIEANDLVISGPMINIFHVSYAQDKNPDNWITESCLVVSTKEEINNG; this comes from the coding sequence ATGAAAATTAACCACTTTTCAAAATTGTCTAATACAAGTGTTCGAATGCTTCGTCACTATGAAAAAGTCGGCCTTTTGAAAATTTCACGTTCTTTAGAAAATAATAACTACCGAGATTATTCAGCTAAAGATTTACAACGAGTCGCTCAAATAAAAACATTACAAGAATTAGGCTTTTCTTTAAGTATTATCAAAGAAATTCTAGAAAAAGAAAACATTTCCGATTTAGATCCCTATTTTTCAATGCAAAAAGAATACCTTGAAGAACAACTTAAAAAAACGGAACATCAACAAGCTCTTCTACATACATTGTCAGATATTTTAGTAGATGACCAGCGTTACTTAGACTATCACGTTACCCTAAAAGAATTACCTGAAAGACAAGTCATGAGTTTAAGAAAAACAATTCCTAGTTATGAACAGGAACAAATGCTTTGGAACGAACTCTATCAAGAATTTTTGGAGCAAAATGTTCAATTTTCAACACCACCTCTTGGTCTTTCCATTTATCACAATGAAGCTTACGAAGAAGATAAAATAGACCTTGAAATTCAAAGTAGCATTGTTGGAAATTACACGGATACAGAAGCTGTCCATTTTAAAACAGCACCAAAACAAACGATTGTTTCAACAACTTTTCATGGTGATTTTAATCAAATGCCGATTGTCATGGAAGCATTAGGACAATGGATTGAAGCTAATGACTTGGTTATTTCTGGACCGATGATTAATATTTTTCATGTTTCTTACGCTCAAGATAAAAATCCAGATAACTGGATTACTGAAAGTTGCTTAGTGGTTTCAACAAAGGAGGAAATAAACAATGGCTAG
- a CDS encoding purine-nucleoside phosphorylase, which yields MTLSEKLTETAKYIQGKGVGAIDFGLILGSGLGELADEITDKVVIPYGEIPNFPVSTVVGHAGQLVYGTLSGKKVLAMQGRFHYYEGHSMQTVTFPVRVMKALGADSLVVTNAAGGVNTSFSPGDLMLITDQINYTGDNPLMGLNEDDLGPRFPDMSEAYDKAYGKVAKEVADELKVTLQKGVYMGFSGPTYETPAEVRMSRMLGADAVGMSTVPEVIVANHMSMRVLGITCVTNLAAGMQANLNHEEVVETTERVKADFKELVKRTLERI from the coding sequence ATGACATTAAGCGAAAAATTAACTGAAACAGCTAAATATATTCAAGGTAAAGGAGTAGGTGCCATTGATTTTGGTTTAATCCTAGGTTCTGGACTTGGCGAATTAGCTGATGAAATTACAGATAAAGTTGTGATTCCTTATGGCGAAATCCCTAACTTCCCAGTTTCTACTGTTGTAGGACATGCGGGTCAATTAGTTTACGGAACATTATCTGGTAAAAAAGTATTAGCAATGCAAGGACGTTTCCATTATTATGAAGGTCATTCAATGCAAACTGTTACTTTCCCAGTACGTGTAATGAAAGCTTTAGGAGCTGATTCATTAGTTGTAACAAATGCAGCTGGTGGTGTTAATACATCATTCTCACCAGGAGATTTAATGTTAATTACTGACCAAATCAACTACACTGGTGATAATCCATTAATGGGATTAAACGAAGACGACTTAGGACCACGTTTCCCAGACATGTCAGAAGCATATGACAAAGCTTATGGTAAAGTGGCTAAAGAAGTGGCTGATGAATTAAAAGTAACTCTACAAAAAGGAGTTTACATGGGATTCTCAGGTCCTACTTACGAAACACCTGCAGAAGTTAGAATGTCTCGTATGTTAGGTGCAGATGCAGTTGGTATGTCAACTGTTCCTGAAGTAATCGTTGCTAACCACATGTCAATGCGTGTTTTAGGTATTACTTGTGTAACTAACTTAGCTGCTGGTATGCAAGCTAACTTAAACCATGAAGAAGTAGTAGAAACAACTGAACGCGTGAAAGCTGACTTTAAAGAGTTAGTGAAACGTACATTAGAAAGAATTTAA
- the deoD gene encoding purine-nucleoside phosphorylase: MSVHIGAKKGDIADKILLPGDPLRAKYIAEKFLENPVCYNEVRGMLGYTGTYKGHKVSVQGTGMGIPSASIYTNELIREYDVKKLMRVGTCGALNEDVHVRDLVLAQAAVTNSAFMKADFPNHTFAPIADYDLLSTAYDVAKEKGFNIHVGNVLSDDSFYKDDLSDTFKLGKHGVLGVEMEAAVLYYLASKYGVQALALMTVSDHMITGEETTSEERQSTFDEMMIVGLETLIKE, from the coding sequence ATGAGTGTACATATTGGTGCTAAAAAAGGCGATATCGCAGACAAAATTTTATTACCAGGTGACCCTTTAAGAGCAAAATATATTGCAGAAAAATTCTTAGAAAATCCTGTTTGTTACAATGAAGTTCGTGGTATGCTTGGCTATACAGGAACTTACAAAGGACATAAAGTATCTGTTCAAGGAACAGGTATGGGAATTCCATCAGCTTCTATTTATACAAATGAATTAATTCGTGAGTATGATGTTAAAAAATTAATGCGAGTAGGAACATGTGGCGCTTTAAATGAAGACGTTCATGTACGTGATTTAGTATTAGCTCAAGCAGCTGTTACTAATTCAGCTTTTATGAAAGCTGATTTCCCAAATCACACATTTGCTCCAATTGCTGATTATGATTTACTTTCAACAGCTTATGATGTTGCTAAAGAAAAAGGCTTTAACATTCACGTTGGTAACGTCTTATCAGATGATAGCTTCTATAAAGATGATTTATCAGATACCTTCAAATTAGGTAAACATGGTGTCTTAGGTGTTGAAATGGAAGCAGCTGTTTTATACTACTTAGCTTCTAAATATGGTGTTCAAGCTCTTGCTTTAATGACAGTGAGTGATCACATGATTACAGGCGAAGAAACAACATCAGAAGAACGTCAATCAACATTTGATGAAATGATGATTGTTGGACTTGAAACATTAATTAAAGAATAA
- a CDS encoding type 1 glutamine amidotransferase family protein, translating into MKTAIFFLLDDYADWEGAYLSSTLNKKEDWIVKTASIQREVTSIGGFTTKIDFLMDELPKQIDLFIMVGGNSWGIENKALFTLVKNYLEGEVTVGAICGAVDYLARNGLLNDHKHTGNSLYLWESFENYTNGANFMEQQAVRDQQLVTANGTAPNEFTKLILEAIEFDSTEAIEKTMYMNQYGFYNYCEKYGNPFF; encoded by the coding sequence ATGAAGACTGCTATTTTTTTCTTATTAGATGATTATGCCGATTGGGAAGGTGCCTATCTTTCGAGTACGTTAAACAAAAAAGAAGACTGGATAGTGAAGACAGCTTCCATTCAAAGAGAAGTAACCTCTATTGGTGGATTTACAACTAAAATAGATTTTTTAATGGACGAATTACCAAAGCAAATTGACTTGTTTATTATGGTCGGTGGGAACTCATGGGGGATTGAAAATAAAGCGCTATTTACTTTAGTTAAGAACTATTTAGAAGGAGAAGTAACAGTTGGTGCAATATGTGGTGCTGTTGATTATTTGGCTAGAAATGGCCTTTTAAATGATCACAAGCACACAGGAAATTCTCTTTATTTATGGGAATCATTTGAGAATTACACAAATGGCGCTAACTTTATGGAGCAGCAAGCTGTCAGAGATCAACAATTAGTGACTGCTAACGGAACTGCACCTAATGAATTTACAAAACTAATTTTAGAAGCTATTGAATTTGACAGCACTGAAGCAATTGAAAAAACAATGTATATGAATCAATATGGTTTTTATAACTATTGTGAAAAATACGGAAATCCATTCTTTTAG